The Pygocentrus nattereri isolate fPygNat1 chromosome 4, fPygNat1.pri, whole genome shotgun sequence genome includes a window with the following:
- the ndufaf4 gene encoding NADH dehydrogenase [ubiquinone] 1 alpha subcomplex assembly factor 4 — MGARAGRLLRRFNVESRAHKEISRSKPEPAPRHETYSPGPVVSEEIHSKDDPLLFRLKQVYVESKDPLKQTAVVPVLKKVERRPLRHSFPGDHLGIGEITDVPVGKVSIVEALKVLNDHKRSPQTWTLEKIAQDYSLQLKDTKALVEFFIPFEVKIIPPKSDRKQIKST; from the exons ATGGGCGCGCGTGCGGGGCGCCTGCTGCGGCGCTTTAATGTGGAGAGTCGCGCGCACAAAGAAATAAGCAGGAGCAAGCCGGAGCCCGCGCCACGGCACGAGACGTACAGTCCAG GTCCTGTGGTCAGTGAAGAAATCCACAGTAAGGACGACCCACTGCTGTTTCGACTAAAGCAGGTTTATGTGGAGTCTAAAGATCCTTTGAAACAG aCTGCAGTTGTTCCGGTGCTGAAGAAAGTGGAGCGGCGGCCACTGAGGCACAGTTTTCCGGGAGATCATTTGGGAATTGGTGAAATTACAGACGTTCCTGTGGGAAAGGTCTCCATCGTCGAGGCTCTGAAGGTTCTAAACGATCACAAACGCTCGCCTCAAACGTGGACGCTGGAGAAGATAGCGCAGGATTACTCTCTGCAGCTGAAAGACACTAAAGCGCTCGTGGAGTTTTTTATTCCATTCGAGGTGAAAATTATTCCGCCGAAATCAGACAGGAAACAGATTAAGAGCACTTAA